A stretch of the Streptomyces venezuelae genome encodes the following:
- a CDS encoding lipid-transfer protein yields the protein MSVRSRDLLGGRAAIAGIGATEFSKDSGRSELKLAVEAVHAALDDAGLTPADVDGMVTFTMDTSPEITVAQAAGIGELSFFSRIHYGGGAACATVQQAALAVATGVAEVVVCYRAFNERSGRRFGSGVQQREPSAEGAALGWSLPWGLLTPASWVAMTAQRYLHSFGLTPEAFGHVAVTGRRHAANNPAAYFHGKPITLADHAASRWIVEPLRLLDCCQETDGGQAIVVTSTERARDLRHAPAVITAAAQGAGRRQEGMTSFYRDDLTGLAEMSVVARQLWRTSGLRPSDIDVGILYDHFTPFVLMQLEEFGFCKPGEAAGFTAAGELPINTHGGQLGEAYLHGMNGIAEAVRQLRGSSVNQVAGAGHVLVTAGTGVPTSGLILGAESTIG from the coding sequence ATGAGCGTCCGCAGCCGCGACCTGCTCGGCGGCAGGGCCGCCATCGCAGGCATCGGCGCCACCGAGTTCTCCAAGGACTCCGGCCGCAGCGAGCTGAAGCTGGCCGTCGAGGCCGTCCATGCCGCCCTCGACGACGCCGGGCTCACCCCCGCCGACGTGGACGGCATGGTCACCTTCACCATGGACACCAGCCCCGAGATCACCGTCGCCCAGGCGGCCGGGATCGGGGAACTCTCCTTCTTCTCCCGGATCCACTACGGCGGTGGCGCAGCCTGCGCCACCGTCCAGCAGGCCGCGCTCGCCGTCGCCACCGGGGTGGCCGAGGTCGTGGTCTGCTACCGCGCCTTCAACGAGCGCTCCGGACGCCGCTTCGGCTCCGGCGTCCAGCAGCGCGAACCCTCGGCGGAAGGCGCCGCACTCGGCTGGTCTCTGCCCTGGGGACTGCTCACCCCCGCCTCCTGGGTGGCCATGACCGCCCAGCGCTACCTGCACAGTTTCGGGCTGACCCCGGAGGCCTTCGGCCATGTGGCGGTCACCGGGCGGCGGCACGCCGCGAACAATCCGGCCGCCTACTTCCACGGCAAGCCCATCACCCTCGCCGACCACGCCGCCTCGCGCTGGATCGTGGAGCCGCTCCGTCTCCTGGACTGCTGCCAGGAGACCGACGGCGGCCAGGCCATCGTCGTGACCTCGACCGAACGGGCCAGGGACCTGCGGCACGCACCCGCCGTGATCACGGCTGCGGCGCAGGGCGCAGGCCGCCGCCAGGAGGGCATGACCTCCTTCTACCGGGACGACCTCACCGGCCTCGCCGAGATGAGCGTGGTGGCCCGGCAGCTGTGGCGGACCTCCGGGCTGCGCCCGTCGGACATCGACGTCGGCATCCTCTACGACCACTTCACCCCCTTCGTGCTGATGCAGCTGGAGGAGTTCGGCTTCTGCAAGCCCGGTGAGGCCGCCGGGTTCACCGCGGCCGGGGAGCTGCCGATCAACACCCATGGCGGCCAGCTCGGCGAGGCCTATCTGCACGGCATGAACGGCATCGCCGAAGCCGTCCGCCAGCTGCGCGGCAGCTCTGTCAACCAGGTCGCCGGAGCCGGGCACGTCCTGGTGACGGCGGGTACCGGGGTGCCGACCTCCGGTCTGATCCTGGGCGCGGAATCGACCATCGGCTAA
- a CDS encoding MaoC family dehydratase, whose amino-acid sequence MNIGDTLPPLEIPITRTLIVAGAVASRDYQDVHHDAELARQKGSPDIFMNILTTNGLVGRYITDHLGPQAVLRKVAIRLGAPNYPGDTMVLTGTVTAVAGDSVEIRVVGANGIGHHVTGTVTAEIPAAASAEIPAAAPVEIRAAGSAEVPA is encoded by the coding sequence ATGAACATCGGCGACACGCTGCCGCCGCTGGAGATCCCCATCACCCGCACCCTGATCGTCGCCGGGGCCGTCGCCTCACGGGATTACCAGGACGTGCACCACGACGCGGAACTCGCCCGGCAGAAGGGCTCCCCCGACATCTTCATGAACATCCTCACCACCAACGGGCTGGTCGGCCGGTACATCACCGACCACCTCGGACCGCAGGCCGTGCTCCGCAAGGTGGCGATCCGCCTCGGCGCACCCAACTACCCCGGGGACACCATGGTCCTCACCGGGACGGTCACGGCCGTGGCCGGGGACAGCGTGGAGATCCGGGTGGTCGGCGCCAATGGCATCGGCCACCATGTGACGGGCACGGTCACGGCGGAGATACCGGCTGCTGCCTCGGCGGAGATACCGGCAGCCGCCCCGGTGGAGATACGGGCGGCGGGCTCGGCGGAGGTGCCGGCATGA